A section of the Streptomyces sp. SCL15-4 genome encodes:
- a CDS encoding YraN family protein, which yields MNAREAIGKYGEDLAARRLAEAGMTILERNWRSGRSGEIDIVARDGDALVVCEVKTRRGGAYEHPMAAVTPEKAARLRALAAHWIQAHGGAPPGGVRIDLVGVLLPRRGAPSVEHARGVA from the coding sequence ATGAACGCACGAGAAGCGATCGGCAAATACGGCGAGGACCTGGCGGCCCGGCGACTCGCCGAGGCCGGCATGACGATCCTGGAGCGCAACTGGCGCAGCGGACGGTCCGGCGAGATCGACATCGTGGCCCGGGACGGGGACGCGCTCGTCGTCTGCGAGGTGAAGACCCGCCGGGGCGGGGCGTACGAGCATCCGATGGCCGCGGTGACCCCGGAGAAGGCGGCCCGGCTGCGGGCTCTCGCCGCGCACTGGATCCAGGCCCACGGAGGAGCCCCGCCGGGCGGGGTCCGCATCGACCTCGTCGGCGTCCTCCTGCCGCGCCGGGGAGCGCCCTCGGTCGAGCACGCGCGGGGGGTGGCCTGA
- the tsf gene encoding translation elongation factor Ts, whose product MANYTAADVKKLRELTGAGMMDCKKALDEAEGNVEKAVEALRIKGQKGVAKREGRSAENGAVVSIIADDNSSGVLVELKCETDFVAKGEKFQAVAKAIAEHAAKTNPADIEALLASEIESGKTVQAYVDEANANLGEKIVLDRFAQFSDGYVTAYMHRTMPDLPPQIGVLVELDKPNAEVAKGVAQHIAAFAPKYLAKEDVPADVVESERRIAEETTRAEGKPEAAIAKIVEGRLNGFFKDATLLGQPYALDNKKSVQKVLDEAGVTLKRFSRIKVGI is encoded by the coding sequence ATGGCGAACTACACCGCCGCCGACGTCAAGAAGCTCCGTGAGCTGACCGGCGCCGGCATGATGGACTGCAAGAAGGCGCTGGACGAGGCCGAGGGCAACGTCGAGAAGGCTGTCGAAGCGCTGCGCATCAAGGGCCAGAAGGGCGTCGCCAAGCGCGAGGGCCGCTCCGCCGAGAACGGCGCCGTGGTCTCCATCATCGCCGACGACAACTCCTCCGGTGTCCTGGTCGAGCTGAAGTGCGAGACGGACTTCGTCGCCAAGGGCGAGAAGTTCCAGGCCGTGGCCAAGGCCATCGCCGAGCACGCCGCCAAGACGAACCCGGCCGACATCGAGGCCCTGCTGGCCTCCGAGATCGAGTCCGGCAAGACCGTCCAGGCGTACGTGGACGAGGCCAACGCCAACCTCGGCGAGAAGATCGTCCTGGACCGCTTCGCGCAGTTCTCCGACGGCTACGTCACCGCCTACATGCACCGCACCATGCCCGACCTGCCCCCGCAGATCGGTGTCCTGGTCGAGCTCGACAAGCCCAACGCCGAGGTCGCCAAGGGCGTCGCCCAGCACATCGCCGCCTTCGCGCCGAAGTACCTGGCCAAGGAGGACGTGCCGGCGGACGTCGTCGAGTCCGAGCGCCGTATCGCCGAGGAGACCACCCGCGCCGAGGGCAAGCCCGAGGCCGCGATCGCCAAGATCGTCGAGGGTCGCCTGAACGGCTTCTTCAAGGACGCCACGCTGCTCGGTCAGCCGTACGCGCTGGACAACAAGAAGTCGGTCCAGAAGGTCCTGGACGAGGCCGGTGTCACCCTGAAGCGCTTCTCGCGCATCAAGGTCGGCATCTGA
- the dprA gene encoding DNA-processing protein DprA produces MTGAEETGDELLGRVFLGRVIEPGDETGGRWVREFGVAEVVRRLRCGDEALPGVTATRWAGLVARAARAEPERDLALGRAAGARFVCPGDGEWPRQLDDLGDARPLGLWVRGRPSLRMWALRSVAVVGARACTEYGTHAAATLAAGLAERGWVVVSGGAYGIDGAAHRGALAARGATVAVLACGVDQSYPRGHAALLTRIAHQGLVVGELPPGDHPTPGRFILRNRVIAALTTGTVVVEAARRSGSLATARAARRLGRFTMGVPGPVTSALSAGVHDLLRDEATLVTDATEIIELVGAMGDLAPVRRGPVLPRDLLEPHTRGVLAALPGNRAAPAEEIALGARTTPEDAIARLYELRALGYVERHGDGWKLTRQAVTSVRDGDRLC; encoded by the coding sequence GTGACCGGCGCGGAGGAAACCGGTGACGAACTGCTCGGGCGGGTGTTCCTCGGGCGGGTGATCGAGCCGGGGGACGAGACCGGCGGGCGGTGGGTGCGGGAGTTCGGGGTGGCGGAGGTGGTGCGGCGGCTGCGGTGCGGGGACGAAGCCCTGCCGGGAGTGACCGCCACCCGGTGGGCGGGGCTCGTCGCGCGGGCCGCGCGGGCCGAGCCGGAGCGGGATCTCGCTCTCGGCCGGGCCGCCGGGGCGCGGTTCGTGTGCCCGGGGGACGGCGAGTGGCCCCGCCAGCTCGACGACCTCGGGGACGCGCGGCCCCTCGGCCTGTGGGTGCGCGGCCGGCCCAGCCTGCGCATGTGGGCCCTGCGGTCCGTGGCCGTGGTCGGCGCCCGCGCCTGCACCGAGTACGGCACCCACGCGGCGGCCACCCTCGCCGCCGGCCTCGCCGAGCGCGGCTGGGTGGTGGTGTCGGGCGGCGCCTACGGCATCGACGGCGCCGCCCACCGGGGCGCGCTCGCCGCCCGCGGCGCGACCGTCGCCGTCCTCGCCTGCGGCGTCGACCAGTCCTACCCTCGCGGCCACGCCGCCCTGCTCACCCGCATCGCCCACCAGGGACTGGTGGTCGGCGAGCTGCCGCCCGGCGACCATCCGACCCCCGGCCGGTTCATCCTCCGCAACCGCGTCATCGCCGCCCTGACCACAGGCACCGTCGTCGTGGAGGCCGCCCGCCGCAGCGGCTCGCTGGCCACCGCGCGGGCCGCGCGGCGCCTCGGCCGGTTCACCATGGGCGTGCCCGGCCCGGTCACCAGCGCCCTCTCCGCGGGCGTGCACGACCTGCTGCGCGACGAGGCCACCCTGGTCACCGACGCCACGGAGATCATCGAACTCGTCGGCGCCATGGGCGATCTCGCCCCCGTCCGGCGCGGCCCGGTGCTCCCGCGCGACCTGCTGGAACCGCACACCCGAGGGGTGCTCGCCGCGCTGCCCGGCAACCGCGCGGCCCCCGCCGAGGAGATCGCGCTCGGCGCGCGCACCACCCCGGAGGACGCGATCGCGAGACTGTACGAACTCCGAGCACTTGGCTATGTCGAACGACACGGCGATGGCTGGAAGTTGACACGCCAGGCGGTCACCTCGGTCCGCGACGGTGACCGACTGTGCTGA
- a CDS encoding helix-turn-helix domain-containing protein: protein MAEHRSMQRAALLDAARSLLSEGGTEALTFPALAERTGLARSSVYEYFRSRAAVVEELCEVDFPVWAAEVAAAMERAGSAEDKVEAYVRRQLALVGDGRHRAVVAISASELDAGAREKIRAAHGGLVAMIVEALGELGHEQPRLAAMLVQGVVDAAVRRIELGAAEDPTVITDAAVTMALRGVTG from the coding sequence GTGGCCGAACACCGGTCGATGCAGCGAGCCGCCCTGCTGGACGCGGCTCGGTCCCTGCTGTCCGAGGGCGGGACGGAGGCGCTGACCTTCCCCGCGCTGGCGGAGCGCACGGGACTGGCGCGGTCGTCCGTGTACGAGTACTTCCGGTCGCGGGCCGCGGTGGTCGAGGAGCTGTGCGAGGTCGACTTCCCGGTGTGGGCGGCCGAGGTCGCGGCGGCGATGGAGCGGGCCGGCTCGGCCGAGGACAAGGTCGAGGCGTACGTGCGCCGGCAGCTCGCGCTGGTCGGCGACGGGCGGCACCGGGCGGTGGTGGCCATCTCCGCGAGCGAACTGGACGCCGGGGCTCGGGAGAAGATCCGGGCGGCGCACGGGGGACTCGTCGCGATGATCGTCGAGGCGTTGGGGGAGCTGGGACACGAGCAGCCCCGGCTGGCGGCGATGCTGGTGCAGGGCGTGGTGGACGCGGCGGTGCGGCGGATCGAACTGGGCGCCGCCGAGGACCCCACGGTGATCACGGACGCGGCCGTGACCATGGCCCTGCGAGGCGTGACGGGCTGA
- a CDS encoding M23 family metallopeptidase has product MRSVTFWTALPLLLAAALLTPPARADAPPPAPPSAPGPEVPALARAWPVGTRPPVLRGWRPPPTVYGPGHRGVDLAAPPGSPVRAVAPGRVLFAGRVAGRGVVSLELRGTDLRTTYEPVRASVGKGDEVAAGEAVGALEAGPHCGPASCLHWGLLRDGTYLDPLSLLPPWLLHTGPSRLLPVRPA; this is encoded by the coding sequence ATGCGCTCTGTGACGTTCTGGACGGCTCTGCCGCTGCTGCTGGCGGCGGCCCTGCTCACCCCTCCGGCCCGGGCGGACGCCCCGCCTCCGGCCCCGCCGTCGGCCCCTGGCCCCGAGGTTCCGGCGCTCGCTCGCGCCTGGCCGGTCGGCACCCGCCCGCCGGTCCTGCGGGGCTGGCGGCCACCGCCGACGGTCTACGGCCCCGGGCACCGGGGAGTGGACCTGGCGGCGCCGCCCGGCTCACCCGTACGTGCGGTGGCACCCGGCCGGGTGCTCTTCGCGGGCCGGGTGGCGGGCAGGGGCGTGGTCTCGCTGGAACTGCGGGGAACGGACCTGCGCACGACGTACGAGCCGGTACGGGCCTCGGTGGGGAAGGGCGACGAGGTGGCGGCGGGCGAGGCGGTGGGGGCGCTGGAGGCGGGCCCGCACTGCGGCCCGGCCTCCTGCCTCCACTGGGGCCTGCTGAGGGACGGAACCTACCTGGACCCGCTGTCCCTGCTCCCGCCGTGGCTGCTGCACACCGGCCCGTCGAGACTGCTACCGGTCCGGCCGGCTTAG
- a CDS encoding DUF2469 domain-containing protein: MSAEDLEKYETEMELKLYREYRDVVGLFKYVIETERRFYLTNDYEMQVHSVQGEVFFEVTMADAWVWDMYRPARFVKQVRVLTFKDVNIEELNKSDLELPGG; this comes from the coding sequence ATGAGCGCCGAGGACCTCGAAAAGTACGAGACCGAGATGGAGCTGAAGCTCTACCGGGAGTACCGAGATGTCGTCGGTCTGTTCAAATACGTGATCGAGACCGAGCGGCGTTTCTATCTCACCAACGACTACGAGATGCAGGTGCACTCGGTCCAAGGTGAGGTGTTCTTCGAGGTGACCATGGCCGACGCGTGGGTGTGGGACATGTACCGGCCGGCTCGCTTCGTCAAGCAGGTCCGTGTCCTCACGTTCAAGGACGTGAACATCGAGGAGCTGAACAAGAGCGATTTGGAGCTGCCGGGCGGCTGA
- a CDS encoding YifB family Mg chelatase-like AAA ATPase: protein MAFARTCSVALVGVEGVVVEVQADLEPGVAAFTLVGLPDKSLTESRDRVRAAVVNSGGEWPQKKLTVGLSPASVPKAGSGFDLAVACAVLGAAERIDPRVLADIVMIGELGLDGRVRPVRGILPAVLAAADAGYEQVVVPECAAAEAALVPGVSVLGVRSLRQLIAVLAEEPVPEEAPDETGRPDPLLAGLRMPGTGAATGMHSVGAAQHDQDHDLADVVGQTAARTAVEVAAAGGHHLFLEGPPGAGKTMLAERLPAVLPRLTRQESLEVTAVHSVAGLLPPGKPLIDVAPYCAPHHSATMQSLVGGGPGIARPGAVSLAHRGVLFLDEAPEFHSQTLDSLRQPLEAGHVVIARSAGVVRFPARFLMVLAANPCPCGRFSLRDSLCECPPSVIRRYQSRLSGPLLDRVDLRVEVDPVTRAQLTAPGARGESTQTVAARVRQARERTAARLAGTPWRTNSEVPGRELRSRYHAAAGAMDEAERSLERGVLTARGIDRVLRVAWTVADLVGHDRPDATDVALALHLRTGVPRGVPMALGALT, encoded by the coding sequence GTGGCGTTCGCCCGCACATGCTCCGTCGCCCTGGTCGGCGTCGAGGGCGTGGTCGTCGAGGTCCAGGCCGACCTGGAACCGGGAGTGGCGGCCTTCACCCTGGTCGGCCTCCCGGACAAAAGCCTCACGGAAAGCCGCGACCGGGTACGGGCGGCGGTGGTGAACTCCGGTGGCGAGTGGCCGCAGAAGAAGCTCACCGTCGGACTCAGCCCGGCCTCGGTCCCCAAGGCCGGCTCGGGCTTCGACCTGGCCGTCGCCTGCGCGGTGCTCGGCGCCGCCGAGCGGATCGATCCGCGTGTCCTCGCCGACATCGTCATGATCGGAGAACTGGGACTGGACGGCCGCGTGCGGCCGGTGCGGGGCATCCTGCCGGCCGTCCTCGCGGCGGCCGACGCCGGGTACGAACAGGTGGTCGTGCCCGAGTGCGCCGCCGCCGAGGCCGCACTGGTCCCCGGCGTGTCCGTGCTCGGGGTCCGCAGCCTGCGGCAGCTCATCGCCGTGCTGGCCGAGGAGCCGGTCCCCGAGGAGGCCCCGGACGAAACGGGCCGGCCCGATCCTCTGCTGGCCGGGCTGCGGATGCCGGGCACCGGCGCGGCGACCGGCATGCACAGCGTCGGCGCCGCGCAGCACGACCAGGACCACGACCTGGCGGACGTGGTCGGGCAGACCGCGGCCCGTACGGCCGTGGAGGTGGCCGCCGCGGGCGGGCACCACCTGTTCCTGGAGGGACCGCCCGGCGCGGGCAAGACCATGCTCGCCGAACGCCTGCCCGCCGTCTTGCCCCGGCTCACCCGGCAGGAGTCGCTGGAGGTCACGGCGGTGCACTCGGTCGCCGGGCTGCTGCCTCCCGGCAAGCCGCTGATCGACGTCGCTCCCTACTGCGCGCCCCACCACTCGGCCACGATGCAGTCACTCGTGGGCGGCGGCCCCGGCATCGCCAGACCCGGAGCGGTGTCCCTGGCCCATCGCGGTGTGCTCTTCCTGGACGAGGCCCCCGAGTTCCACAGCCAGACCCTGGACTCCCTGCGCCAGCCGCTGGAGGCGGGACACGTGGTGATCGCGCGCAGCGCCGGCGTGGTGCGCTTCCCGGCGAGGTTCCTGATGGTCCTCGCGGCCAACCCCTGTCCCTGCGGCCGGTTCTCGCTCCGTGACTCGCTGTGCGAGTGCCCGCCGTCGGTGATCCGCCGCTACCAGTCCCGGCTGTCCGGACCACTGCTGGACCGGGTGGATCTGCGGGTGGAGGTCGATCCGGTCACCCGGGCCCAGCTCACCGCGCCCGGTGCCCGCGGCGAGTCCACGCAGACCGTGGCCGCACGGGTACGGCAGGCCCGGGAGCGGACCGCGGCCCGCCTCGCCGGCACTCCGTGGCGCACCAACAGCGAAGTGCCCGGCCGTGAACTGCGCAGCCGGTACCACGCCGCCGCCGGGGCGATGGACGAGGCCGAACGCAGCCTGGAGCGCGGCGTGCTCACCGCCCGCGGCATCGACCGGGTGCTGCGCGTCGCCTGGACCGTCGCCGACCTCGTCGGACACGACCGCCCGGACGCCACCGACGTCGCCCTGGCCCTGCACCTGCGCACCGGCGTCCCGCGCGGGGTGCCGATGGCCCTCGGGGCGCTCACGTGA
- the rpsB gene encoding 30S ribosomal protein S2 yields MAVVTMRELLESGVHFGHQTRRWNPKMKRFIFTERNGIYIIDLLQSLSYIDRAYEFVKETVAHGGTVMFVGTKKQAQEAIAEQATRVGMPYVNQRWLGGMLTNFSTVYKRLQRLKELEQIDFEDVAASGLTKKELLVLSREKAKLEKTLGGIREMQKVPSAVWIVDTKKEHIAVGEARKLNIPVVAILDTNCDPDEVDYKIPGNDDAIRSVTLLTRVIADAVAEGLIARSGVATGDKGEKAAGEPLAEWERDLLEGEKKAEEAPAADAAAVEAPAAEAPAAEAPAAEAPAAEAAAAEAPAAEGEQA; encoded by the coding sequence ATGGCCGTCGTCACGATGCGGGAGCTGCTGGAGAGCGGCGTCCACTTCGGTCACCAGACCCGTCGCTGGAACCCGAAGATGAAGCGCTTCATCTTCACCGAGCGCAACGGCATCTACATCATCGACCTGCTCCAGTCGCTGTCGTACATCGACCGCGCCTACGAGTTCGTCAAGGAGACCGTGGCCCACGGCGGCACGGTCATGTTCGTCGGCACGAAGAAGCAGGCGCAGGAGGCCATCGCCGAGCAGGCCACCCGCGTCGGCATGCCTTACGTCAACCAGCGCTGGCTGGGCGGCATGCTCACCAACTTCTCGACCGTCTACAAGCGTCTGCAGCGCCTGAAGGAGCTCGAGCAGATCGACTTCGAGGACGTCGCCGCCTCCGGTCTGACCAAGAAGGAGCTGCTGGTCCTCTCCCGCGAGAAGGCCAAGCTGGAGAAGACCCTCGGTGGTATCCGCGAGATGCAGAAGGTGCCCAGCGCCGTCTGGATCGTGGACACCAAGAAGGAGCACATCGCCGTTGGTGAGGCCCGGAAGCTGAACATTCCGGTCGTCGCGATCCTCGACACCAACTGCGACCCCGACGAGGTCGACTACAAGATCCCGGGCAACGACGACGCGATCCGCTCCGTCACCCTGCTCACCCGTGTGATCGCCGACGCCGTCGCCGAGGGCCTCATCGCCCGCTCCGGCGTCGCCACCGGTGACAAGGGCGAGAAGGCCGCGGGCGAGCCGCTCGCCGAGTGGGAGCGCGACCTGCTGGAGGGTGAGAAGAAGGCCGAGGAGGCCCCGGCCGCCGACGCCGCTGCCGTCGAGGCCCCCGCTGCCGAGGCCCCCGCCGCCGAGGCTCCCGCCGCCGAGGCGCCGGCTGCCGAGGCCGCTGCCGCCGAGGCCCCGGCCGCCGAGGGCGAGCAGGCCTGA
- the whiG gene encoding RNA polymerase sigma factor WhiG yields the protein MPQHTSGSDRAAIPPAARDGGSARPPAPSTLDELWRSYKATGDDRLREQLILHYSPLVKYVAGRVSVGLPPNVEQADFVSSGVFGLIDAIEKFDIDREIKFETYAITRIRGAMIDELRALDWIPRSVRQKARNVERAYATLEARLRRTPTEGEVAAELGMEVDELHAVFSQLSLANVVALEELLHVGGEGGDRLSLMDTLEDTAADNPVEVAEDRELRRFLARAINTLPEREKTVVTLYYYEGLTLAEIGNVLGVTESRVSQIHTKSVLQLRAKLAGFGR from the coding sequence ATGCCCCAGCACACCTCCGGGTCCGACCGGGCGGCGATCCCCCCAGCCGCCCGCGACGGTGGCAGCGCCCGACCGCCCGCACCCTCGACGCTCGACGAGCTGTGGCGGTCGTACAAGGCGACGGGGGACGACCGGTTGCGGGAGCAGCTGATCCTGCACTACTCGCCGCTGGTCAAGTACGTGGCGGGCCGGGTCAGTGTCGGGCTGCCGCCCAACGTGGAGCAGGCCGACTTCGTGTCCTCGGGAGTGTTCGGGCTGATCGACGCGATCGAGAAGTTCGACATCGACCGGGAGATCAAGTTCGAGACGTACGCGATCACCCGGATCCGCGGCGCCATGATCGACGAGCTGCGGGCGCTGGACTGGATCCCCCGCTCGGTCCGGCAGAAGGCGCGCAACGTCGAGCGCGCCTACGCCACTTTGGAGGCGCGGCTGCGACGGACGCCGACGGAAGGCGAGGTCGCCGCCGAGCTGGGCATGGAGGTCGACGAGCTGCACGCGGTGTTCAGCCAGCTGTCGCTGGCCAACGTGGTCGCCCTGGAGGAGTTGCTGCACGTCGGCGGCGAGGGCGGGGACCGGCTCAGCCTGATGGACACCCTGGAGGACACCGCCGCCGACAATCCGGTGGAGGTGGCCGAGGACCGGGAGCTGCGGCGGTTCCTGGCCCGGGCGATCAACACCCTGCCCGAGCGGGAGAAGACCGTCGTCACGCTGTACTACTACGAGGGCCTGACCCTCGCCGAGATCGGCAATGTGCTCGGCGTCACCGAGAGCCGGGTCAGCCAGATCCACACCAAGTCCGTGCTCCAGCTCCGGGCCAAGCTGGCGGGCTTCGGCCGCTGA
- a CDS encoding NUDIX hydrolase, giving the protein MPAETARPAGEPYEDEGPYEGAGGLRKVARVVLLDPEDRILLLHGHEPDDPADDWWFTPGGGLEGAETREEAALRELAEETGITDVELGPVLWRRRCSFPFAGRRWDQDEWYYLARTSQTATAATGLTELERRSVAGARWWTCRELTRAHETVYPTRLAELLRTLLVEGPPARPVTLDTEIV; this is encoded by the coding sequence GTGCCCGCTGAGACGGCACGGCCGGCGGGGGAGCCGTACGAGGACGAGGGGCCGTACGAAGGTGCGGGCGGGTTGCGCAAGGTGGCCCGGGTGGTGCTCCTCGACCCCGAGGACCGCATCCTCCTGCTGCACGGCCACGAGCCCGACGACCCGGCCGACGACTGGTGGTTCACGCCCGGCGGCGGCCTGGAGGGTGCCGAGACACGCGAGGAGGCCGCGCTGCGGGAACTCGCGGAGGAGACCGGCATCACCGACGTCGAACTGGGTCCCGTGCTCTGGCGGCGGCGATGTTCGTTCCCGTTCGCGGGCCGCCGCTGGGACCAGGACGAGTGGTACTACCTGGCCCGGACGAGCCAGACGGCCACCGCGGCGACGGGGCTGACGGAACTGGAGCGGCGCAGCGTCGCCGGAGCGCGCTGGTGGACGTGCCGGGAACTGACCCGGGCACATGAGACGGTGTATCCGACCAGACTCGCCGAGCTGCTGCGCACGCTGCTCGTCGAAGGTCCCCCGGCCCGGCCCGTGACCCTCGACACGGAAATCGTCTGA